A part of Dreissena polymorpha isolate Duluth1 chromosome 13, UMN_Dpol_1.0, whole genome shotgun sequence genomic DNA contains:
- the LOC127856165 gene encoding uncharacterized protein LOC127856165 isoform X9, with translation MDNTLMRMTHTQKSVAASKKFKMRKRKTESNTWESDIKSKCTIRKDFDSKTQTSVNTISARVSPETLNSDQTIDDLNSVCVKIETDEWTAWYNTASDFYSVCAKSEQVLWEERHPDCNKQDGFTSECVKSEQTECEVLRQDVTRQACYNSLCVNKNTTSNSNAQDELHSVCGTTQQSLNPITNQGYITTKDFNNECGIAKQYIKTETDIENTTANTSKHSKTPENQDKLADQNSVYLTREEIELSNVDEYCAKSAVGGGTIQMDQYSNLNVPRHSNSEKDDSFSFICYRNNHGWRAIWGHSDYEGGGDEEACSEPLSSNALLEKDTSSHTSGYKYREERASVRGNEGGGDEEACSEPLSSNALLEKDTSLRTSGYKYREERANVRGNEGGGDEEACSEPLSSNALLEKDTSSRTSGYKYREERASSCESDVSESESLDDTDNDPDFSLESNYVSDSSSDTFEVIQETGFSARTIKNKSSTSVKLPSNKQKTVYRSNNDVSSTTDGASNRNAKITVQTSNNENGRKWDKTQYCLFCEKGYTNITKHYLKSHKTETEVQKILCMPIKSKERTAKWTRLRNAGNYKHNVSVLKEESGEFVVVARQSHDTKPEDYLPCDDCLGFFQREGLWRHKQVCPLRTGKQKSRRVQADAALLLPASNTIHAGLKENVFGKMVKDEVTLAARNDTIILKVGEKLYQKHGHLPHLYSHISQKMRELGRFLICSKTQDLSICCLNDILRPEKFPLAVQSTKALCEFNEVTNSYKNPSLALKIGHLLKKCSKVAKSEALINGDVERGSRADNFLAVCNDKWADEISSCALETLTRNKMNKGHLLPGEDPESSDTDHDVPIRQPHAKPGPSTTVTMSGQPKRLQKLSEDQSHLLKTLFKTNIALRKELKREDCERVMQKYQILRGLSWKKIKNTIHNWITAEKRKTKMIL, from the exons AATGACACATACACAGAAAAGTGTGGCGGCCTCCAAAAAGTTCAAAATGAGAAAACGAAAGACAGAAAGCAATACCTGGGAAAGTGACATTAAAAGCAAGTGCACAATTAGAAAGGACTTTGATTCCAAAACCCAAACTAGTGTAAACACTATATCGGCGAGGGTAAGTCCAGAGACCTTAAATTCAGACCAAACAATAGATGATTTGAACTCTGTTTGTGTCAAAATTGAGACTGATGAATGGACAGCATGGTATAATACGGCTTCTGATTTTTATTCCGTTTGTGCAAAATCAGAACAGGTTCTATGGGAAGAGAGACATCCAGATTGCAACAAACAAGATGGCTTCACCTCTGAATGTGTGAAATCAGAACAGACGGAATGTGAAGTTTTGCGTCAAGATGTAACCAGACAAGCTTGCTACAATTCTCTATGTGTGAACAAAAACACGACTTCCAATTCAAATGCACAAGATGAGCTCCATTCTGTATGTGGGACAACACAACAGTCTCTAAATCCAATTACAAACCAAGGTTATATTACAACAAAAGACTTCAATAATGAATGTGGTATTGCTAAACAGTATATAAAGACAGAAACAGACATTGAAAATACAACAGCAAATACAAGTAAACATTCAAAAACACCAGAGAATCAAGATAAACTGGCCGACCAAAATTCTGTATATCTGACAAGGGAAGAGATTGAACTTTCAAATGTTGACGAATATTGTGCTAAATCTGCTGTGGGTGGAGGGACAATACAAATGGACCAATACTCCAACTTAAATGTTCCAAGACATTCGAACTCGGAAAAAGATGACTCATTTTCATTTATATGCTATAGGAACAACCATGGCTGGCGGGCGATTTGGGGGCATTCAG attatgaaggtggtggtgacgaagaagcttgctctgaacctttaagttccaacgcactgttagaaaaggacacatcttcacacacatctggttacaagtacagagaagaaagggcgagCGTAAGAG gtaatgaaggtggtggtgacgaagaagcttgctctgaacctttaagttccaacgcactgttagaaaaggacacatctttacgcacatctggttacaagtacagagaagaaagggcgaacgtaaggg gtaatgaaggtggtggtgacgaagaagcttgctctgaacctttaagttcCAACGCACTATTagaaaaggacacatcttcacgcacatctggttacaagtacagagaagaaagggcaAGCTCATGTG AATCAGATGTCAGCGAGTCAGAGAGCTTAGATGACACTGATAATGACCCAGACTTCAGTTTAGAATCCAATTATGTGTCCGACTCCTCATCCGATACATTTGAAGTTATTCAAGAGACAGGTTTTTCAGCACGCACTATAAAAAACAAATCAAGTACAAGTGTAAAACTACCATCTAATAAACAAAAAACTGTGTATAGGTCAAATAATGATGTTTCTTCAACCACGGATGGTGCTTCAAACAGAAATGCAAAAATTACAGTCCAGACAAGTAATAATGAAAATGGGAGAAAGTGGGATAAAACACAATACTGTCTTTTCTGCGAGAAAGGTTACACAAACATAACAAAGCATTACTTAAAATCACACAAAACTGAAACAGAAGTTCAGAAAATATTATGTATGCCCATTAAATCCAAGGAACGCACTGCAAAATGGACCCGCTTAAGGAATGCTGGAAACTACAAACATAATGTGAGTGTTTTGAAAGAGGAAAGCGGCGAATTTGTCGTCGTTGCAAGACAATCACATGACACAAAACCCGAGGATTATCTCCCATGTGATGACTGCTTGGGTTTTTTCCAAAGAGAAGGTCTTTGGAGGCACAAACAGGTTTGCCCACTTCGCACAGGGAAACAGAAGTCCAGAAGAGTCCAAGCAGATGCAGCCCTACTATTGCCTGCTTCCAACACAATACATGCTGGACTGAAAGAGAATGTTTTTGGCAAAATGGTAAAGGATGAAGTAACCCTTGCTGCACGTAATGATACGATTATATTAAAAGTTGGTGAGAAACTATATCAGAAACACGGACATTTGCCACACCTCTATTCCCACATAAGCCAAAAAATGAGAGAACTTGGGCGGTTTTTAATATGCTCAAAAACCCAAGATTTAAGCATCTGTTGTTTGAATGACATACTTCGCCCTGAGAAGTTCCCGTTGGCAGTTCAATCAACCAAGGCTTTGTGCGAGTTCAATGAAGTGACAAATAGTTACAAAAATCCTTCTTTAGCTCTCAAGATAGGGCACCTGCTCAAAAAATGTTCAAAGGTGGCAAAATCTGAAGCCCTGATTAATGGTGATGTTGAGCGAGGTAGCAGAGCAGACAATTTCTTGGCAGTCTGTAATGACAAATGGGCCGATGAAATTTCAAGTTGTGCTCTAGAAACACTTACAAGGAACAAGATGAACAAAGGCCACTTGTTGCCAGGAGAAG ACCCTGAATCTTCTGACACAGACCATGATGTGCCAATCAGACAGCCACATGCAAAACCTGGGCCGTCCACAACTGTAACCATGTCGGGTCAACCCA AAAGGCTTCAGAAACTCAGTGAAGACCAGAGCCATCTTCTGAAGACGCTGTTCAAAACGAATATCGCGTTGAGAAAGGAACTTAAGCGTGAAGACTGTGAAAGAGTAATGCAAAAATATCAAATTCTACGCGGATTGTCATGGAAAAAAATAAAGAACACGATTCATAACTGGATTACTGCTGAAAAGcgaaaaacaaaaatgattttatag
- the LOC127856165 gene encoding uncharacterized protein LOC127856165 isoform X3 yields MDNTLMRMTHTQKSVAASKKFKMRKRKTESNTWESDIKSKCTIRKDFDSKTQTSVNTISARVSPETLNSDQTIDDLNSVCVKIETDEWTAWYNTASDFYSVCAKSEQVLWEERHPDCNKQDGFTSECVKSEQTECEVLRQDVTRQACYNSLCVNKNTTSNSNAQDELHSVCGTTQQSLNPITNQGYITTKDFNNECGIAKQYIKTETDIENTTANTSKHSKTPENQDKLADQNSVYLTREEIELSNVDEYCAKSAVGGGTIQMDQYSNLNVPRHSNSEKDDSFSFICYRNNHGWRAIWGHSDYEGGGDEEACSEPLSSNALLEKDTSSHTSGYKYREERASVRGNEGGGDEEACSEPLSSNALLEKDTSSRTSGYKYREERASVRGNEGGGDEEACSEPLSSNALLEKDTSLRTSGYKYREERANVRGNEGGGDEEACSEPLSSNALLEKDTSSRTSGYKYREERASSCESDVSESESLDDTDNDPDFSLESNYVSDSSSDTFEVIQETGFSARTIKNKSSTSVKLPSNKQKTVYRSNNDVSSTTDGASNRNAKITVQTSNNENGRKWDKTQYCLFCEKGYTNITKHYLKSHKTETEVQKILCMPIKSKERTAKWTRLRNAGNYKHNVSVLKEESGEFVVVARQSHDTKPEDYLPCDDCLGFFQREGLWRHKQVCPLRTGKQKSRRVQADAALLLPASNTIHAGLKENVFGKMVKDEVTLAARNDTIILKVGEKLYQKHGHLPHLYSHISQKMRELGRFLICSKTQDLSICCLNDILRPEKFPLAVQSTKALCEFNEVTNSYKNPSLALKIGHLLKKCSKVAKSEALINGDVERGSRADNFLAVCNDKWADEISSCALETLTRNKMNKGHLLPGEDPESSDTDHDVPIRQPHAKPGPSTTVTMSGQPKRLQKLSEDQSHLLKTLFKTNIALRKELKREDCERVMQKYQILRGLSWKKIKNTIHNWITAEKRKTKMIL; encoded by the exons AATGACACATACACAGAAAAGTGTGGCGGCCTCCAAAAAGTTCAAAATGAGAAAACGAAAGACAGAAAGCAATACCTGGGAAAGTGACATTAAAAGCAAGTGCACAATTAGAAAGGACTTTGATTCCAAAACCCAAACTAGTGTAAACACTATATCGGCGAGGGTAAGTCCAGAGACCTTAAATTCAGACCAAACAATAGATGATTTGAACTCTGTTTGTGTCAAAATTGAGACTGATGAATGGACAGCATGGTATAATACGGCTTCTGATTTTTATTCCGTTTGTGCAAAATCAGAACAGGTTCTATGGGAAGAGAGACATCCAGATTGCAACAAACAAGATGGCTTCACCTCTGAATGTGTGAAATCAGAACAGACGGAATGTGAAGTTTTGCGTCAAGATGTAACCAGACAAGCTTGCTACAATTCTCTATGTGTGAACAAAAACACGACTTCCAATTCAAATGCACAAGATGAGCTCCATTCTGTATGTGGGACAACACAACAGTCTCTAAATCCAATTACAAACCAAGGTTATATTACAACAAAAGACTTCAATAATGAATGTGGTATTGCTAAACAGTATATAAAGACAGAAACAGACATTGAAAATACAACAGCAAATACAAGTAAACATTCAAAAACACCAGAGAATCAAGATAAACTGGCCGACCAAAATTCTGTATATCTGACAAGGGAAGAGATTGAACTTTCAAATGTTGACGAATATTGTGCTAAATCTGCTGTGGGTGGAGGGACAATACAAATGGACCAATACTCCAACTTAAATGTTCCAAGACATTCGAACTCGGAAAAAGATGACTCATTTTCATTTATATGCTATAGGAACAACCATGGCTGGCGGGCGATTTGGGGGCATTCAG attatgaaggtggtggtgacgaagaagcttgctctgaacctttaagttccaacgcactgttagaaaaggacacatcttcacacacatctggttacaagtacagagaagaaagggcgagCGTAAGAG gtaatgaaggtggtggtgacgaagaagcttgctctgaacctttaagttccaacgcactgttagaaaaggacacatcttcacgcacatctggttacaagtacagagaagaaagggcgagcgtaaggg gtaatgaaggtggtggtgacgaagaagcttgctctgaacctttaagttccaacgcactgttagaaaaggacacatctttacgcacatctggttacaagtacagagaagaaagggcgaacgtaaggg gtaatgaaggtggtggtgacgaagaagcttgctctgaacctttaagttcCAACGCACTATTagaaaaggacacatcttcacgcacatctggttacaagtacagagaagaaagggcaAGCTCATGTG AATCAGATGTCAGCGAGTCAGAGAGCTTAGATGACACTGATAATGACCCAGACTTCAGTTTAGAATCCAATTATGTGTCCGACTCCTCATCCGATACATTTGAAGTTATTCAAGAGACAGGTTTTTCAGCACGCACTATAAAAAACAAATCAAGTACAAGTGTAAAACTACCATCTAATAAACAAAAAACTGTGTATAGGTCAAATAATGATGTTTCTTCAACCACGGATGGTGCTTCAAACAGAAATGCAAAAATTACAGTCCAGACAAGTAATAATGAAAATGGGAGAAAGTGGGATAAAACACAATACTGTCTTTTCTGCGAGAAAGGTTACACAAACATAACAAAGCATTACTTAAAATCACACAAAACTGAAACAGAAGTTCAGAAAATATTATGTATGCCCATTAAATCCAAGGAACGCACTGCAAAATGGACCCGCTTAAGGAATGCTGGAAACTACAAACATAATGTGAGTGTTTTGAAAGAGGAAAGCGGCGAATTTGTCGTCGTTGCAAGACAATCACATGACACAAAACCCGAGGATTATCTCCCATGTGATGACTGCTTGGGTTTTTTCCAAAGAGAAGGTCTTTGGAGGCACAAACAGGTTTGCCCACTTCGCACAGGGAAACAGAAGTCCAGAAGAGTCCAAGCAGATGCAGCCCTACTATTGCCTGCTTCCAACACAATACATGCTGGACTGAAAGAGAATGTTTTTGGCAAAATGGTAAAGGATGAAGTAACCCTTGCTGCACGTAATGATACGATTATATTAAAAGTTGGTGAGAAACTATATCAGAAACACGGACATTTGCCACACCTCTATTCCCACATAAGCCAAAAAATGAGAGAACTTGGGCGGTTTTTAATATGCTCAAAAACCCAAGATTTAAGCATCTGTTGTTTGAATGACATACTTCGCCCTGAGAAGTTCCCGTTGGCAGTTCAATCAACCAAGGCTTTGTGCGAGTTCAATGAAGTGACAAATAGTTACAAAAATCCTTCTTTAGCTCTCAAGATAGGGCACCTGCTCAAAAAATGTTCAAAGGTGGCAAAATCTGAAGCCCTGATTAATGGTGATGTTGAGCGAGGTAGCAGAGCAGACAATTTCTTGGCAGTCTGTAATGACAAATGGGCCGATGAAATTTCAAGTTGTGCTCTAGAAACACTTACAAGGAACAAGATGAACAAAGGCCACTTGTTGCCAGGAGAAG ACCCTGAATCTTCTGACACAGACCATGATGTGCCAATCAGACAGCCACATGCAAAACCTGGGCCGTCCACAACTGTAACCATGTCGGGTCAACCCA AAAGGCTTCAGAAACTCAGTGAAGACCAGAGCCATCTTCTGAAGACGCTGTTCAAAACGAATATCGCGTTGAGAAAGGAACTTAAGCGTGAAGACTGTGAAAGAGTAATGCAAAAATATCAAATTCTACGCGGATTGTCATGGAAAAAAATAAAGAACACGATTCATAACTGGATTACTGCTGAAAAGcgaaaaacaaaaatgattttatag
- the LOC127856165 gene encoding uncharacterized protein LOC127856165 isoform X16 codes for MDNTLMRMTHTQKSVAASKKFKMRKRKTESNTWESDIKSKCTIRKDFDSKTQTSVNTISARVSPETLNSDQTIDDLNSVCVKIETDEWTAWYNTASDFYSVCAKSEQVLWEERHPDCNKQDGFTSECVKSEQTECEVLRQDVTRQACYNSLCVNKNTTSNSNAQDELHSVCGTTQQSLNPITNQGYITTKDFNNECGIAKQYIKTETDIENTTANTSKHSKTPENQDKLADQNSVYLTREEIELSNVDEYCAKSAVGGGTIQMDQYSNLNVPRHSNSEKDDSFSFICYRNNHGWRAIWGHSDYEGGGDEEACSEPLSSNALLEKDTSSHTSGYKYREERASVRGNEGGGDEEACSEPLSSNALLEKDTSSRTSGYKYREERASSCESDVSESESLDDTDNDPDFSLESNYVSDSSSDTFEVIQETGFSARTIKNKSSTSVKLPSNKQKTVYRSNNDVSSTTDGASNRNAKITVQTSNNENGRKWDKTQYCLFCEKGYTNITKHYLKSHKTETEVQKILCMPIKSKERTAKWTRLRNAGNYKHNVSVLKEESGEFVVVARQSHDTKPEDYLPCDDCLGFFQREGLWRHKQVCPLRTGKQKSRRVQADAALLLPASNTIHAGLKENVFGKMVKDEVTLAARNDTIILKVGEKLYQKHGHLPHLYSHISQKMRELGRFLICSKTQDLSICCLNDILRPEKFPLAVQSTKALCEFNEVTNSYKNPSLALKIGHLLKKCSKVAKSEALINGDVERGSRADNFLAVCNDKWADEISSCALETLTRNKMNKGHLLPGEDPESSDTDHDVPIRQPHAKPGPSTTVTMSGQPKRLQKLSEDQSHLLKTLFKTNIALRKELKREDCERVMQKYQILRGLSWKKIKNTIHNWITAEKRKTKMIL; via the exons AATGACACATACACAGAAAAGTGTGGCGGCCTCCAAAAAGTTCAAAATGAGAAAACGAAAGACAGAAAGCAATACCTGGGAAAGTGACATTAAAAGCAAGTGCACAATTAGAAAGGACTTTGATTCCAAAACCCAAACTAGTGTAAACACTATATCGGCGAGGGTAAGTCCAGAGACCTTAAATTCAGACCAAACAATAGATGATTTGAACTCTGTTTGTGTCAAAATTGAGACTGATGAATGGACAGCATGGTATAATACGGCTTCTGATTTTTATTCCGTTTGTGCAAAATCAGAACAGGTTCTATGGGAAGAGAGACATCCAGATTGCAACAAACAAGATGGCTTCACCTCTGAATGTGTGAAATCAGAACAGACGGAATGTGAAGTTTTGCGTCAAGATGTAACCAGACAAGCTTGCTACAATTCTCTATGTGTGAACAAAAACACGACTTCCAATTCAAATGCACAAGATGAGCTCCATTCTGTATGTGGGACAACACAACAGTCTCTAAATCCAATTACAAACCAAGGTTATATTACAACAAAAGACTTCAATAATGAATGTGGTATTGCTAAACAGTATATAAAGACAGAAACAGACATTGAAAATACAACAGCAAATACAAGTAAACATTCAAAAACACCAGAGAATCAAGATAAACTGGCCGACCAAAATTCTGTATATCTGACAAGGGAAGAGATTGAACTTTCAAATGTTGACGAATATTGTGCTAAATCTGCTGTGGGTGGAGGGACAATACAAATGGACCAATACTCCAACTTAAATGTTCCAAGACATTCGAACTCGGAAAAAGATGACTCATTTTCATTTATATGCTATAGGAACAACCATGGCTGGCGGGCGATTTGGGGGCATTCAG attatgaaggtggtggtgacgaagaagcttgctctgaacctttaagttccaacgcactgttagaaaaggacacatcttcacacacatctggttacaagtacagagaagaaagggcgagCGTAAGAG gtaatgaaggtggtggtgacgaagaagcttgctctgaacctttaagttcCAACGCACTATTagaaaaggacacatcttcacgcacatctggttacaagtacagagaagaaagggcaAGCTCATGTG AATCAGATGTCAGCGAGTCAGAGAGCTTAGATGACACTGATAATGACCCAGACTTCAGTTTAGAATCCAATTATGTGTCCGACTCCTCATCCGATACATTTGAAGTTATTCAAGAGACAGGTTTTTCAGCACGCACTATAAAAAACAAATCAAGTACAAGTGTAAAACTACCATCTAATAAACAAAAAACTGTGTATAGGTCAAATAATGATGTTTCTTCAACCACGGATGGTGCTTCAAACAGAAATGCAAAAATTACAGTCCAGACAAGTAATAATGAAAATGGGAGAAAGTGGGATAAAACACAATACTGTCTTTTCTGCGAGAAAGGTTACACAAACATAACAAAGCATTACTTAAAATCACACAAAACTGAAACAGAAGTTCAGAAAATATTATGTATGCCCATTAAATCCAAGGAACGCACTGCAAAATGGACCCGCTTAAGGAATGCTGGAAACTACAAACATAATGTGAGTGTTTTGAAAGAGGAAAGCGGCGAATTTGTCGTCGTTGCAAGACAATCACATGACACAAAACCCGAGGATTATCTCCCATGTGATGACTGCTTGGGTTTTTTCCAAAGAGAAGGTCTTTGGAGGCACAAACAGGTTTGCCCACTTCGCACAGGGAAACAGAAGTCCAGAAGAGTCCAAGCAGATGCAGCCCTACTATTGCCTGCTTCCAACACAATACATGCTGGACTGAAAGAGAATGTTTTTGGCAAAATGGTAAAGGATGAAGTAACCCTTGCTGCACGTAATGATACGATTATATTAAAAGTTGGTGAGAAACTATATCAGAAACACGGACATTTGCCACACCTCTATTCCCACATAAGCCAAAAAATGAGAGAACTTGGGCGGTTTTTAATATGCTCAAAAACCCAAGATTTAAGCATCTGTTGTTTGAATGACATACTTCGCCCTGAGAAGTTCCCGTTGGCAGTTCAATCAACCAAGGCTTTGTGCGAGTTCAATGAAGTGACAAATAGTTACAAAAATCCTTCTTTAGCTCTCAAGATAGGGCACCTGCTCAAAAAATGTTCAAAGGTGGCAAAATCTGAAGCCCTGATTAATGGTGATGTTGAGCGAGGTAGCAGAGCAGACAATTTCTTGGCAGTCTGTAATGACAAATGGGCCGATGAAATTTCAAGTTGTGCTCTAGAAACACTTACAAGGAACAAGATGAACAAAGGCCACTTGTTGCCAGGAGAAG ACCCTGAATCTTCTGACACAGACCATGATGTGCCAATCAGACAGCCACATGCAAAACCTGGGCCGTCCACAACTGTAACCATGTCGGGTCAACCCA AAAGGCTTCAGAAACTCAGTGAAGACCAGAGCCATCTTCTGAAGACGCTGTTCAAAACGAATATCGCGTTGAGAAAGGAACTTAAGCGTGAAGACTGTGAAAGAGTAATGCAAAAATATCAAATTCTACGCGGATTGTCATGGAAAAAAATAAAGAACACGATTCATAACTGGATTACTGCTGAAAAGcgaaaaacaaaaatgattttatag